In the genome of Streptomyces violaceoruber, the window CCGTCCAGGGCGGCTTCCACCCGACACCGGGCACCGTCTGGCCGCTCCTCTACGTCGGCGTCGCCTCCTCCGCCGTCGCCTTCTTCGCCTGGAACAAGGCGGTCTCCCTGATCGGACCGTCCCGCGCCGGGGCCGTCTACTACCTCCAGCCGGTGTGCGTCGCCCTGCTGTCCTGGACCCTGCTCGCCGAGCCCACCGGCTGGGCGCAGGCGGGCTGCATGGCGCTGATCCTCGGCGGCGTCGTCCTGGGCGCGGGGGCCCGCCGGTAGGTCGCGGGGCCCGCCGGTAGGTTGCCGCCATGGCCGACTGGGACCTCCGCAAGCTGCACATCCTGCGGACACTGCGGGAGAGGGGCACGGTGACGGCGACGGCCGAGGCGCTGCACATGACGCCGTCCGCCGTCTCCCAGCAGCTGACGAACCTCTCCAAACAGCTCGGCGTGGAGCTGCTCCGGGCCCAGGGCAGAAGGGTCCGGCTGACGGACGCGGCCCGGCTGGTGCTGCGGCACGCCGAGGCGGTGTTCGAGCAACTGGAGCGCGCCGACGCCGAGTTGGCGGCCCACCTGCGCGGGGAGGCGGGCGAGGTCCGGGTCGGTGCCTTCTCCACCGCCGTGCCCGCCCTCGTCGTTCCGGCCGTCACCGCGCTGCGCGCCTCGCGCCCCGGGATCGCGGTGCGGGTGCGGGAGGCCGAGGCGCAGGAGGTGTACGAGCTGCTGGCCGCCGGGGAGGTGGACCTCGCGCTGTCGCTGGCCGCGCAGGCGCCGAGCGCCGTCGACCCGCGCTTCACCCGCGTCCCGCTGTTCGCCGACCCGCTGGACGTCGCCCTGCCCGGGGACCATCCGCTGGCCCGCGCGGAGCGGCTGCGGCTGGCCGACCTCGCGGCCGAACCGTGGATCTTCGGCGCCGGCGGGCCCTGGTCCGACATCACGCGCGGCGCCTGCGAGGCCGCCGGGTTCCGCCCCCACCAGGCCCATGCGGCGGCCGGCTGGCCG includes:
- a CDS encoding LysR family transcriptional regulator, whose amino-acid sequence is MADWDLRKLHILRTLRERGTVTATAEALHMTPSAVSQQLTNLSKQLGVELLRAQGRRVRLTDAARLVLRHAEAVFEQLERADAELAAHLRGEAGEVRVGAFSTAVPALVVPAVTALRASRPGIAVRVREAEAQEVYELLAAGEVDLALSLAAQAPSAVDPRFTRVPLFADPLDVALPGDHPLARAERLRLADLAAEPWIFGAGGPWSDITRGACEAAGFRPHQAHAAAGWPAILAMVEAGMGVALVPRMAAVPRGGVAMRELRADRPVRHVVAAVRRGAGEDGAVGTVLTALRDAADGRPGTPGH